The DNA window AAACATCTTCACATTTAAACGGTCCTGGGGCCTTAAAATCCACATTGATGTCGGTTGACCTACGCGACTGCTTAAACTGCCTGCAACACCCTTCCAGGTTTATGCCCATCTCGAGATCACAACTCTCAAGTGTCCATACCGGCGATAGTGCCCATAATATAATACGTGAGTCCAACTCGTACAGAGTCCCCGTCTGCATCAATTCATGATCATTACTAAACTAGGCGCCTCTTTTGATGCGGTTTCGACTCGTACAGGAAGTATTGAGTGAATGGAAAGGTTGAAATCATCAACTCcaagaataataaaagacaagtcaaataaaaaaaagaaaacaagaaagctACATTATCAACACCTTTAGCCCAACATGGCGCACGTTATAAGCAAAACCGCCGTTGATACCATCACGACCACCGCCTCCACCGCCATCGCAACAGCCATTGTggaccgccgccgctctctCGTCCCTCAGTCGTGGGAGAAATCCGTCCGCAAGATTGGCCTGACTGAGTGCGAGCAGGCGGGCGTCTCTCTCGCCCACGCCTTTGCCGCCGATGCCTTGAGCATGTATCtcctcgacggcgacgaaACGGATCGTTACTCGGACGAGACCAAATGGAAGCTCCATGTCCACATCATGACGTATCTGGTGTCCGCCCATTGCTACAGCGGCCTCGTCACAACCATTGGCCCGGATTATGATTGCGTGGCCTTGTGGTGAGTTCCCGTCTTCTACTCTTGTTGCGGGGGGGGATATATCGTGTTGATGAACTCGCTCTAGGATGCCTCCTGGGATGCACATGGATGGCTGGTGGACCATCTTCCGGAGCGGCATGTGGCGCCTCTACTACCAGCTTGGCTCAGAGGGCCGCAAGCGCTATTATGAAGATGTGCTGCCTCTCCTGCACGAGACAATGGACGAAGTCATGGGAGACCGCGAGTACTATTACCTTGCTTATATTGGAACCaagcccagcgccagggGCAAGGGCTAtgccaagaagctcatcatGGACATGGCGGCAAAGGTAAGCGGCATCTCTATATGCAAAGAGAAAGACGAGACTGATGAGTTGACCATTCCACACAGGCTGATGCCGAGAACCGCGCCATGTACCTCGaatccagctccagcgacaACATCAGCTACTACGAGCGCTTCGGCTTCAAGTACCGCAAGGAAATCTCCTTCAAGAGAGGGCCGGTGCCTGTGCCGCTGTTCATCATGGTGCGCGAGCCAGTAGCCGTAGCCGCCAAAGCAGTCGAAGAAGCAGTGCCAACGCTGGACCAGATTGAGACTGTCAAAGTCTAATGTCTGCGATTGAAGTTGGCTACTTCAACTTTGTTTGGTATGGAGAATAGTTGAAAGATTGTTGATAAGCTTGAACCCCCTTTCTGTTTCGTTCTCTCCTTCACAAGACTCTTTTTGATTTTGAAAGTTGCGTGGCTTGAACATCGATTGCCCAGTCGCTCATTAACATCATGCGTTCAAGTAAGCTTGAGTTTGGACAGATTTTGTATTTTATCCTTCGTTCGTTATGCTTgttgctgtttttttttttcatcctATTTAGTGAGATACCTTTTTCAACTCACTTGACCAAGTCCTGTCTCTACCATACACTAGGTATTAtatatcaaaaaaaaaaaaaaaaagatttttgCGTCGGTGTCAAACTGCTCTTAGTAATCTAAAATGGCCCATGTCTCGTCATCCACAGTTGTATATATCAGGCCCTGTCCCAAAAGCTCGTCTGCCGCAGTGATGACTTCCCGCATTCCCAGGCCCGTGCTTGCCGTGATGTTGCTCAGATGCATTCCGTCGTTGCCTCCAGGTGTGTCGTTCAAGTAGGTGTATACTCTCTTGGCAACAGTGCTGCATCCAGAGAGCTTGCTGGGGAGCTGGGcgccgccagcaccagcattgaagccgtcgccgccgtcaacGAACATGCTATCTCCGTTGGCGTTTGCTCCCGCGCCGGCAGGGCCCCGGGTGTTTACTAGATGCACGTAGGTTGCCTCCAGCAGGTGGTAGTTGACCTCGTTGAAGTCTGTGACTGGCCGGATGACGTGGGCTCCAACGTGTCGCTTATTGGAAAAGGATTTCAGGCGGCCCCATACGCGGATGTGTGAATCAATCTCGAAGCCGGGTTCTGCGTCGCCTTGCTTGTCTGCGTCGATCCACTTCTTGACGTCAATCTGCCCTGTGCCGTCGTCGACCCGGATTGTCAGGTTGGTCTGCTGTGGGTTTATGCTGCGGACTTGGCCGACGAATGTGATTTGTGTGATGGGAGTGCCGTCCACTTTGAACTCTGCACCCGAGTACGGCTCTTCCGCGTCGAGGATTTGCTTGATTGTCAAGGGTCGTAATGATTCATCTTGGTATGACTTTTGGTTGAAACACGTCAGCTTTGAGCTCTCTTGGATATACGCGGCATCAAACGAGGAATCGCTGAGCTGACCTTGCCGCCACCACCTTGGCTGCCTTGCTGTGAACCCCCTCCAGCGAAGAAGCCGCCAGAATCATCGCCGCCTTGGGCGCCGTAGCTAGTTTTGGAGTATCCGTCGTAGGCAGCTGCAGATGAGAGATGAGCACAAAACAGCTAGAATTACACACGGGGCTTGCCTTACACATTATGGCGACAGTGATGTGGTCAACGCTGGCTTTTCTCAAAAGTGGGAGACGCGTTTGAAGCGCGCCTTGTTTAATGGATTTTGCCCCGCGACAAGCTAGGCACGAGCGTGAGCACGAGCGTGAGCACGACCAGCGGGCTGACTCAGCAGCTGAATCCAGGCACCGCGCCTTTACATGACTTTACGACGAGTACATGCATCGTTGGCCTTTACTCTCTTCCATTTGCATTGTTCAAAGTTGTCCAAAATGCACGTGGCTTGTTTGTAATCAGATACTTGCTCAGATTCGAGATGCGTAGAATAATCTCAATCTGGAAGTTGGAGATGTTTACCCTCGGTACGACGTAGGTACGTACATGGCGCATGCACGGCTCACTCACTGTAATACATACATGCAAGGCACTCACTGTAAACACCACATTCGATGAAATGCTTGCTTTCAAGATCCATGCCCCAAGACACAATTGATCCTTCTTACATCCTTCCTTTTCTAAAGCTTGTCATCTACGTGGCTTATATCAATCAACACCACCTCAATCGCCACCGTCACAAGATTCCCGCACGGCATCTCCAACGGCGCCGGCCAATAAGCGCTCcgcatcttcagcctcggcaAGAATTCCAGCCGGGGGTCGCATAATAGCCTGCCTGACTCGAACTGGGTGGCCGGCAACGCTGCGCTGCCAATCCAAACCACGGAGCATGATCGCATAAGCCGGGGTTGACATCAACAACAGAAAGCGCCCTTCCACCGTCTTCTACACAAGTCTCCCCACGGCGATCAATCAATACCCGGGCCATTGTCTTTTAAtcttgcatcttcttctcttgatCTGCTTGCCACGTTCATAGCGATAGCGTTGCGTTGACTTGCTGCTGTGTTTCTGCGCCcccatcaacaccaacaccaaccccaacatcaccaccacGCCATCGTCGCTTTCGCATCGCATACGCCATGGGGAGATCCCAGACCGCGACCCTCCCGCTGATTCCCCTCCCTCGCGGGACTGTCCTGCTCCCGGGCCTCGCCTACCGCGTCACCGTGAACTCCAGCCGGCCCGACCTGCCGGCCCTTCTCGCCTACGTCTACGAGCTCGCCGCATCAAAGGGCCCGGATGGCCGCATCGACTCCATCCCGATAGCGTGTGTGCCCGTGTCTTCCCCGCTGGTCGGCCCGGACGGCcagctcctcatcaccaacggCGAGGACCCGGAGAGCGCCCGCGTCGACTCGATCAACCCGGGCACCGCAAACAAGGACGATttgtttggctttggcgttgCTGCCAAGATCGTCGGCATCGATGGACGCGGGTCCGGCGAGTTCGCGCTGCGGGTGGAGGGCACAAGTAGGATCAGACTGGACGCAATAGTTCGCGAGCGTCCCTTCTTCGAGGCCAAAGCAACTTACTATGAA is part of the Trichoderma atroviride chromosome 1, complete sequence genome and encodes:
- a CDS encoding uncharacterized protein (EggNog:ENOG41), with amino-acid sequence MAHVISKTAVDTITTTASTAIATAIVDRRRSLVPQSWEKSVRKIGLTECEQAGVSLAHAFAADALSMYLLDGDETDRYSDETKWKLHVHIMTYLVSAHCYSGLVTTIGPDYDCVALWMPPGMHMDGWWTIFRSGMWRLYYQLGSEGRKRYYEDVLPLLHETMDEVMGDREYYYLAYIGTKPSARGKGYAKKLIMDMAAKADAENRAMYLESSSSDNISYYERFGFKYRKEISFKRGPVPVPLFIMVREPVAVAAKAVEEAVPTLDQIETVKV